Proteins found in one Leptolyngbya sp. 'hensonii' genomic segment:
- a CDS encoding E2/UBC family protein → MPFLPSRDREYLESKGFVYQEIVDGSQKGLIFPAFRLPANKYDVLQADVLILLPAGYPDTPPDMFYLQPWVKLAAQSRYPKAADQRFAFNGASWQRWSRHNNEWRSGVDGIWTMLKRVEHALEVAA, encoded by the coding sequence ATGCCTTTTTTGCCTTCCCGCGATCGGGAATATTTGGAAAGCAAGGGGTTTGTCTACCAAGAAATCGTCGATGGAAGCCAGAAGGGGCTKATTTTCCCTGCCTTTAGGCTTCCAGCCAACAAGTACGACGTGCTCCAAGCTGATGTGTTGATTCTGCTCCCAGCAGGCTACCCAGATACACCACCGGATATGTTCTACCTGCAACCTTGGGTCAAGCTTGCTGCCCAGAGTCGGTATCCAAAAGCCGCTGACCAGCGCTTTGCGTTCAATGGAGCATCGTGGCAGCGTTGGTCACGTCATAACAATGAGTGGCGATCTGGGGTTGATGGTATCTGGACAATGCTGAAGCGCGTGGAACATGCAYTGGAGGTGGCTGCATGA
- the drmC gene encoding DISARM system phospholipase D-like protein DrmC gives MSPFHQLSRPALINIATALESGRLSAPFHSVNVATYVPSAISQNIADELQRLYSSGMAERHIAYTLRLLAEERESSQNTKDRVNLVWTGHELTGAESRDTSVVVRELFSSAQQSVLISSYAIDRGKKAQELFEVLSSRMDSNPSLQVRMFLNVQRPYKSDTSEVFLLKEFSKEFRNDIWLGQRIPEVFYYPRSLSKEAGPKACLHAKCIVVDDERLLITSANFTEAAHERNLEAGVLMIDSVAARAIRSQFEMLVTKDILRRIPGL, from the coding sequence ATGTCTCCTTTCCATCAGTTGAGCCGTCCCGCCTTAATCAACATAGCGACAGCCCTCGAATCAGGAAGGTTGTCTGCTCCATTTCATTCCGTCAATGTGGCAACCTATGTTCCGTCAGCAATATCTCAGAATATCGCTGATGAATTGCAGCGGCTCTACTCATCAGGAATGGCTGAGAGACATATTGCTTATACATTACGGCTGCTGGCAGAAGAGAGAGAGTCATCTCAAAATACCAAAGACCGCGTTAATTTAGTTTGGACTGGTCATGAGCTAACTGGAGCTGAATCGAGAGACACATCAGTAGTTGTGCGAGAACTTTTCAGCTCAGCTCAACAGAGCGTACTAATTTCAAGCTATGCGATCGACAGAGGTAAGAAGGCACAAGAACTATTTGAAGTGCTTTCATCTCGTATGGATTCAAATCCAAGCTTACAGGTCAGAATGTTTCTCAATGTGCAGCGGCCATATAAAAGTGATACCTCTGAGGTTTTCTTATTGAAGGAATTTTCCAAGGAATTTCGGAATGATATCTGGCTGGGGCAGCGCATCCCAGAGGTGTTTTACTATCCGCGATCGCTTTCAAAGGAAGCTGGCCCCAAAGCCTGTCTTCATGCAAAGTGCATCGTTGTTGATGATGAGCGATTACTAATCACCTCCGCTAATTTTACAGAGGCCGCACATGAAAGAAATCTTGAAGCAGGTGTTCTAATGATTGATTCTGTAGCAGCACGAGCAATACGGAGTCAGTTTGAAATGCTTGTTACAAAAGATATTCTCAGGCGTATTCCAGGATTATAG
- a CDS encoding DUF6527 family protein, which yields MRVHSIIRYXLXSLRLIPKPDFVSRVAPSHPSPEEIALGEIXIVGDRKYQKWACFRCPDDCGEIVLLSLNTSRHPSWRVTVDWLSRPTLHPSVRQLAGCKCHFWVREGRIDWCRDSGQV from the coding sequence ATGCGTGTGCATTCAATAATCCGATATTTKCTTRTTTCACTTCGGYTAATTCCAAAGCCTGATTTTGTAAGTCGGGTAGCGCCTTCTCATCCTAGCCCTGAAGAAATAGCCCTTGGTGAGATCRTAATTGTGGGAGACAGAAAATATCAGAAATGGGCTTGCTTCCGTTGCCCAGATGACTGTGGGGAAATTGTTCTTTTATCCCTCAACACCTCCCGACATCCATCTTGGCGTGTTACTGTCGATTGGCTCAGTCGTCCAACTCTGCATCCATCAGTACGACAGCTTGCTGGTTGCAAATGTCATTTTTGGGTACGAGAAGGACGCATTGATTGGTGTAGAGACTCAGGGCAAGTTTGA
- a CDS encoding ImmA/IrrE family metallo-endopeptidase, with amino-acid sequence MGEFRRGFKTEANNYAREFRADLGLSPHAPLCPWKLAAHLEIPVDPLSSYVGEIPEAVQYYMNHDSQSFSAITICDGYRRRIIHNDSHHPRRQASNIAHELGHGILGHMPMPVLDKNGCRHFNKEQEDEANWLGPALLISEEAALHIVKTKMSMDEAVDFYGATKDVIVMRINVTGAKRRVAQRSSRFPR; translated from the coding sequence ATGGGTGAGTTCCGTCGTGGTTTTAAGACCGAAGCTAACAACTATGCACGGGAATTTAGAGCTGATCTGGGGCTGAGTCCTCATGCACCACTTTGTCCCTGGAAATTAGCTGCTCATCTTGAAATCCCGGTCGATCCCTTGTCCTCATATGTGGGAGAGATCCCAGAGGCTGTTCAGTACTACATGAACCATGACTCGCAGAGTTTTTCAGCAATTACTATCTGCGACGGTTATCGACGGCGGATTATCCATAACGATTCGCATCACCCTCGTCGGCAAGCTTCAAATATTGCCCATGAGCTGGGCCACGGCATTCTCGGACATATGCCTATGCCTGTCCTGGATAAGAACGGGTGCCGTCATTTCAATAAGGAACAGGAGGATGAAGCTAACTGGCTGGGGCCAGCACTGCTTATTTCTGAAGAAGCCGCGCTCCATATTGTGAAGACAAAAATGAGCATGGATGAGGCAGTTGATTTTTATGGAGCAACGAAGGATGTGATCGTCATGCGGATTAATGTCACGGGGGCTAAGAGGCGTGTAGCTCAAAGAAGTAGCCGCTTTCCAAGATGA
- a CDS encoding helix-turn-helix domain-containing protein, with amino-acid sequence MGKVEFNVESFYAALDSQRQSKKLAWKQVAEQSGVSASTLTRMAQGRRPDVDSLAALLAWSGLKAEFFVQGSEEIQVESDPLAQITAYLRADPHLTPEGAAALEAIVKAGYERLRKDRED; translated from the coding sequence ATGGGAAAGGTCGAATTCAACGTGGAGTCCTTTTATGCGGCACTAGACAGTCAACGTCAGTCGAAGAAATTGGCGTGGAAGCAAGTTGCTGAGCAGTCTGGAGTTAGCGCATCAACATTAACCCGCATGGCACAAGGGAGAAGACCTGATGTCGATAGCCTCGCTGCGTTGCTAGCATGGTCAGGTCTTAAGGCTGAATTTTTCGTTCAAGGTAGTGAAGAGATTCAAGTAGAGTCTGACCCACTCGCCCAGATCACGGCGTACTTACGGGCAGACCCTCACCTCACACCGGAAGGAGCAGCAGCACTCGAAGCCATTGTCAAAGCTGGATATGAACGTCTACGCAAGGATCGGGAAGATTGA
- the drmA gene encoding DISARM system helicase DrmA, with product MITSAEIRTKLVDALQLDLVGPTPDDGEHAHEVLIQAPSKWYLCGFLAPFGAAIDLKSDETVDEELDQQAGNAASEDAAVPEAAAARKVPFPSSMGLSFLVSEQVTELKATVCWGDYLPIDLEEEETQEEEEERRKQIGWQRVPQKAELTVPLSVTSQPKHIDVPGGSGLTLVIANRPVRSHRFAEGTRSVSVFLVNYRASSMDRDRDTTFAFQTSLSLECTEGFIPRSDPRGGESIDWDEAVASVQYRDEYEFAVGHNVSVIAKSEGKSCTKICTNWIPTAEVARVAPAYIPGIELSMEALASANDAVTLRQMVGPMVTAYESWITKQGKTPLQGHAAQVSQKLLQNADRARQRIAAGLTALDDPDVLDAFRLMNRVIATARRQQLSQEEGKPAAEFEPPSWRPFQIAFILLNLVSIAEPEHPDREVVDLLFFPTGGGKTEAYLGLAAFALVLRRLRNPGIQAAGVSVLMRYTLRLLTLDQLERASRLICALELERQQDKRLGTWPFEIGLWVGQSATPNRMGKKGDKNDEYSARARTLAFQRDDRSKPSPIPLEKCPWCGEKFKAVSFQLLPDSDAPKDLRVICSNRRCSFRGDNPLPIIAVDEPIYRRLPCFIIATVDKFANLPWVGQTGALFGKVTHHSEKEGFYGPADPTKVGKPLPGHLPPPDLVIQDELHLISGPLGTMVGLYETAIDRLCCVQKNGKAIRPKVIASTATVRRADRQIQALFGRSHVDIFPPPGPDRHDSFFAETISTDKSPGRLYIGVAAQGRSLKVVLLRAYLALLAAACKEWEDVGGAKASPNPADPYMTLLGYFNSLRELGGSRRIIEDEVNSRLIKYGERRLRYGEESGPFANRKIDDEPEELTSRVSTNKVANTKRRLALPFTETERVDVALATNMISVGLDIVRLGLMVVLGQPKTAAEYIQTTSRVGRDSNRPGLVVTLLNIHRPRDRSHYERFQSWHASFYRAVEATSVTPFSPRALDRGLAGVTVALARMSIDEMPPPLGASQVEQNRSALEAVVNTIAHRAEGHNPDLLADAAETLRQEVRSQVIDLLDTWERISDREKRIQYNKQEVDLAAPLLLDAFDPKADEAPEEQQKFKTQRSLRDVEPTVNVWVRDPAGQEIDGESI from the coding sequence GTGATCACATCCGCTGAAATCCGCACGAAACTCGTTGATGCTCTCCAATTAGATCTGGTCGGGCCAACTCCAGATGATGGAGAGCACGCACACGAGGTGCTGATTCAGGCCCCCTCAAAGTGGTACTTATGTGGTTTTCTTGCCCCCTTCGGTGCAGCTATTGACCTGAAATCAGATGAGACCGTAGACGAAGAGCTGGATCAACAAGCCGGAAATGCTGCGAGTGAAGATGCGGCTGTGCCAGAAGCAGCGGCTGCACGTAAGGTGCCATTCCCGTCCTCAATGGGGTTGAGCTTCCTGGTGTCGGAACAAGTCACCGAACTGAAGGCGACTGTCTGTTGGGGTGATTATCTACCGATCGACCTCGAAGAGGAGGAAACCCAGGAAGAAGAAGAGGAGCGGCGCAAGCAAATCGGCTGGCAGCGTGTCCCTCAAAAAGCAGAGCTAACGGTGCCACTCTCAGTAACGTCTCAACCAAAGCATATCGACGTGCCGGGTGGCAGTGGTCTCACCTTGGTCATCGCCAATCGCCCGGTGCGATCGCACCGCTTTGCTGAAGGAACCCGTTCGGTTTCGGTTTTCCTTGTGAACTATCGCGCCAGTTCAATGGATCGCGATCGGGATACGACCTTTGCCTTTCAAACCAGTCTGTCCCTGGAATGTACTGAAGGCTTTATTCCTCGCTCTGACCCACGGGGCGGTGAAAGCATCGATTGGGATGAAGCAGTCGCCAGTGTGCAATATCGCGACGAATATGAGTTTGCGGTTGGGCATAACGTCTCTGTCATTGCTAAGTCGGAGGGCAAAAGCTGTACGAAAATCTGCACCAACTGGATTCCAACGGCTGAGGTCGCACGAGTAGCACCCGCTTATATTCCAGGGATTGAGCTAAGCATGGAGGCTTTGGCAAGTGCTAACGATGCGGTCACGCTCCGACAAATGGTTGGGCCAATGGTCACAGCCTACGAGTCCTGGATAACGAAGCAAGGTAAAACTCCTTTACAAGGGCACGCTGCGCAGGTGAGCCAGAAGTTGCTCCAGAATGCTGATCGAGCGCGACAACGAATTGCGGCTGGGTTAACAGCCCTCGACGATCCAGATGTGCTGGACGCTTTTCGGCTCATGAATCGCGTGATCGCAACTGCCCGACGGCAGCAACTCAGCCAGGAGGAAGGAAAACCTGCGGCTGAGTTCGAGCCACCATCATGGCGACCTTTTCAGATTGCCTTCATCCTGCTCAATCTGGTGAGTATTGCTGAGCCAGAGCATCCTGATCGGGAAGTTGTCGATCTTCTCTTTTTTCCGACAGGTGGTGGAAAAACGGAAGCCTACTTGGGACTCGCAGCTTTTGCGTTGGTACTGCGACGATTGAGGAATCCTGGTATTCAAGCGGCTGGTGTCAGTGTGCTGATGCGTTATACCTTGCGACTGCTCACCCTCGATCAGTTAGAACGGGCTTCACGGTTGATTTGTGCCTTGGAGCTAGAACGGCAACAGGATAAACGACTGGGGACATGGCCGTTTGAGATTGGGCTATGGGTGGGGCAGAGCGCAACTCCAAACCGGATGGGGAAAAAAGGCGACAAGAATGACGAATATTCTGCCCGTGCCAGAACCTTGGCATTCCAACGAGATGATCGCAGTAAACCCTCTCCCATCCCCCTTGAAAAATGTCCCTGGTGTGGTGAGAAATTTAAGGCAGTCTCCTTTCAATTACTGCCAGATTCTGATGCTCCCAAAGACTTACGAGTGATCTGTAGCAATCGTCGGTGTTCATTCCGAGGGGATAACCCGCTGCCGATTATTGCAGTGGATGAACCCATTTACCGTAGGCTTCCCTGCTTCATCATTGCGACTGTTGATAAATTTGCTAACCTTCCGTGGGTGGGGCAGACAGGAGCATTGTTTGGTAAAGTGACTCACCACAGTGAAAAGGAAGGTTTCTATGGCCCTGCTGATCCGACCAAAGTGGGTAAACCTTTACCGGGACATCTACCACCCCCTGATTTAGTCATTCAGGATGAGTTGCATCTAATCTCTGGTCCTCTCGGTACGATGGTGGGTCTTTATGAAACGGCAATCGATCGTTTGTGCTGTGTCCAGAAAAACGGAAAAGCCATCCGCCCAAAAGTGATTGCCTCTACTGCCACTGTGCGACGAGCCGATCGCCAGATTCAAGCCCTCTTTGGTCGCAGCCATGTGGATATTTTTCCGCCTCCTGGTCCCGATCGCCACGATTCCTTCTTTGCAGAAACCATCTCTACAGACAAATCTCCAGGTCGGCTATACATAGGGGTTGCAGCTCAAGGGCGAAGTTTGAAAGTCGTCCTCTTGAGGGCTTACCTTGCCCTGCTTGCTGCGGCTTGCAAGGAATGGGAGGACGTAGGAGGAGCCAAAGCGTCACCCAATCCAGCCGATCCCTACATGACTCTGTTGGGCTACTTCAACTCTCTACGTGAACTGGGTGGTAGTCGCCGCATTATCGAAGATGAGGTCAACTCCCGCTTAATTAAATACGGAGAACGACGACTGCGATACGGTGAGGAGTCTGGCCCTTTCGCTAATCGTAAGATTGATGATGAACCGGAGGAACTCACCTCGCGTGTGAGTACTAATAAAGTGGCAAACACCAAGCGTCGTCTTGCACTGCCGTTTACTGAGACGGAGCGAGTGGATGTCGCACTAGCCACCAATATGATTTCGGTGGGTCTGGACATCGTTCGTCTGGGATTGATGGTGGTGTTAGGCCAGCCGAAGACGGCAGCGGAGTACATCCAGACGACCAGTCGGGTTGGACGGGATTCAAATCGACCAGGCTTAGTGGTCACGCTCCTGAATATTCATCGACCCCGCGATCGCTCCCACTACGAACGATTCCAGAGTTGGCACGCCAGTTTCTACCGAGCCGTTGAAGCAACGAGTGTCACTCCCTTTTCACCCCGTGCCCTCGATCGTGGACTTGCAGGAGTGACCGTTGCGTTGGCACGCATGAGCATTGACGAGATGCCCCCACCGTTGGGAGCCTCTCAGGTTGAGCAGAACCGTTCAGCGCTCGAAGCGGTAGTGAATACCATTGCACACCGAGCTGAAGGCCATAATCCTGATCTTTTAGCCGATGCAGCGGAAACTTTACGCCAGGAAGTCCGATCACAGGTTATCGATTTATTAGATACCTGGGAGCGCATTAGCGATCGCGAGAAGCGCATTCAGTACAACAAGCAGGAAGTTGACCTTGCTGCCCCACTGCTTTTGGATGCCTTTGACCCAAAAGCGGATGAAGCTCCTGAAGAGCAGCAAAAGTTTAAGACGCAGCGGAGTTTGCGAGATGTAGAACCCACAGTCAATGTATGGGTTCGTGATCCGGCAGGACAAGAGATCGATGGAGAGTCAATATGA
- a CDS encoding multiubiquitin domain-containing protein yields MVTSQNYRVKVDENTYSVSDPVITGLQLLDTAGKRPSDEFLIFYLLPDGQLEEIRLDETVDLRQRGVERFITWRSDRSFRFVIDGRRFEWGAPLITGLKLKQLAGVDPQTYGVWLEVRGGEDRPVENTETVDLTAPGVERFFTGKKTTTEG; encoded by the coding sequence ATGGTTACATCACAGAATTACCGGGTTAAAGTCGATGAGAACACCTACTCCGTCTCAGATCCAGTTATCACAGGACTTCAACTGCTGGACACGGCTGGTAAGAGACCATCAGATGAGTTCCTCATTTTCTATCTGCTGCCGGACGGTCAGCTTGAGGAAATCCGTTTGGATGAGACCGTTGACCTGAGACAGCGCGGTGTGGAGCGTTTCATCACTTGGCGCAGCGATCGCTCGTTCCGCTTTGTAATTGACGGTCGCCGTTTTGAGTGGGGCGCACCTCTCATCACAGGGCTGAAGCTTAAACAGCTCGCAGGGGTTGACCCTCAAACGTATGGAGTCTGGCTAGAAGTCAGAGGAGGGGAAGACCGTCCGGTAGAAAATACCGAGACAGTTGACCTTACAGCTCCAGGGGTCGAGCGATTCTTCACTGGTAAGAAAACCACGACGGAGGGGTAG
- a CDS encoding ThiF family adenylyltransferase, protein MTLQERHLQELKAKLFHDDGRERAAYLLCGEGFIESDPWTNLPRQKYLSYDVLPIPDEEIVSHSSQHITWXTDSFVRALKLAQTKGMTVAIVHSHPGGLEAFSDQDDRNEPDLVQLAHNRNGEKTRLLSLVLTLEGNVIGRCWRNPKEYEPLNLISSIGDRIQLYYPGRGEGVSSPVFHRQSLAFGKALTQDLSMLRVGVVGCGGTGSAVAMLLPKLGVRRIVLLDKDVVEETNLNRLHGATWTDAQEQCPKVEVVARSLAALGIGVEVRTHQTWIGDPACRDALKSCDVVFSCTDDHAGRLFLNRFAYYYLTPVFDMGLAIEVSNSEPPEIQALDGRVTTLVPSYTCLLCREVIDPIIARDEALKREQPEEYERRKAEAYVFGEGNPSPAVVLFTTDVAIMALEELVHRIQGFRGEDGTVAQRVRKYHLLTDRKQGARSKEHCPVCXNXECWGRGDIEPFLDLV, encoded by the coding sequence TTGACGTTGCAGGAACGCCACCTTCAAGAGCTAAAAGCCAAACTTTTTCATGACGATGGCCGAGAGCGAGCYGCTTATCTACTCTGCGGTGAAGGCTTCATCGAGTCTGATCCGTGGACTAACCTRCCTCGCCAAAAGTACCTGTCCTATGATGTGTTGCCTATTCCAGACGAGGAGATYGTTTCCCAYTCGTCACAGCACATCACCTGGRAAACAGATTCCTTTGTTCGTGCCTTAAAGCTTGCTCAGACCAAAGGGATGACTGTTGCAATCGTCCACAGTCATCCTGGTGGATTAGAAGCCTTTTCTGATCAGGATGATCGCAATGAACCCGATCTGGTGCAGTTAGCTCACAACCGAAACGGAGAAAAGACGAGGCTTTTGAGCCTCGTTTTGACGTTAGAGGGGAATGTGATTGGGCGATGCTGGAGGAATCCCAAAGAGTATGAGCCGTTGAATCTCATCTCTTCTATTGGCGATCGAATTCAGCTTTATTATCCAGGGCGCGGGGAGGGGGTATCATCACCTGTCTTCCACCGACAATCACTTGCTTTCGGCAAAGCCTTGACTCAAGACTTGTCCATGTTGCGGGTAGGTGTTGTTGGGTGTGGTGGCACGGGCAGCGCAGTAGCCATGCTGCTACCGAAGCTAGGAGTTCGGCGAATTGTCCTGCTTGACAAAGATGTAGTTGAGGAAACGAATCTGAATCGGCTGCATGGTGCAACGTGGACTGATGCTCAGGAGCAATGCCCAAAAGTTGAAGTTGTTGCGCGATCGCTAGCAGCTTTGGGCATTGGTGTTGAGGTAAGAACCCACCAGACCTGGATAGGTGATCCAGCGTGCCGAGATGCTCTGAAATCTTGTGATGTTGTATTTAGCTGCACGGATGACCATGCTGGCCGCTTATTCTTAAACCGTTTTGCCTACTACTACCTCACCCCCGTCTTTGATATGGGATTAGCGATCGAGGTTTCCAATTCAGAACCTCCAGAGATCCAGGCTTTAGATGGCAGAGTTACAACACTTGTACCCAGCTACACCTGCTTACTCTGCCGTGAAGTGATCGATCCAATCATCGCCCGTGATGAGGCACTCAAACGGGAACAACCCGAAGAATATGAAAGGCGGAAGGCAGAAGCGTATGTCTTCGGTGAAGGCAACCCAAGTCCAGCCGTGGTTCTTTTCACAACTGATGTAGCAATCATGGCACTAGAGGAATTRGTTCACCGCATTCAAGGATTTCGCGGTGAGGATGGAACCGTAGCTCAACGAGTCAGRAAATATCACCTTCTGACTGATCGAAARCAAGGAGCGCGATCAAAGGAACATTGCCCTGTATGCARCAACRGTGAGTGTTGGGGAAGGGGAGATATCGAGCCATTTCTTGATTTGGTATAG
- a CDS encoding DUF1998 domain-containing protein has product MKSKRKPTPAGELRQSQLLNTFGPGSMVDLPDHSVVIAGLNYWKGERKVIREDRLRSKVAKILEVEDIKFYTPPRQAEDANAPLSGIDAFIFPTWFLAQIDRTVKVKGKEYRTRPFLTWNAVKGGAKFEGSKVTAVPVRFVQACVNGHLDDIDWYAFVHEDFRTTCRGQLWLDEGGSGNDFEEIFVRCEACNARRPLATAKVKDSKVLGPCKGKRPWLGYGAQEPCVAHKIDDAGNIVTTDKPEYNRLLVRSASNAYFSQTLSVISLPDPDAALKKALDKFYEGELEHVPNLDILKYEFTKDRYSELSRFGAAVVWAEIERRKSGQAAPDKSIKQVELEALLACPEEMGKEALSMSSDFDARARKLDGLDQKWKPFIDRVVLVHRLREVIAQVGFTRFEASMPNIEGELDDLAINVRRAALDFESYWVPAVENKGEGVFISFPKSRVEEWVKRSAVKARGKSLEEGFLKWLDSRGIPRDKGRFPGIPYIMLHSLSHLLITAVSLECGYAASAIRERIYANETGYGILLYTGTSGSEGTLGGLVQVGRRIEQHLSRALELGRLCSNDPVCAQHEPTNPQEDRFLHGSACHGCLLIAETSCERRNEFLDRALVVNTVEELGAEFFPDDVF; this is encoded by the coding sequence ATGAAGTCAAAGAGAAAGCCCACCCCTGCTGGAGAACTTCGGCAAAGCCAATTATTAAACACGTTTGGCCCAGGCTCAATGGTCGATCTCCCTGACCATTCCGTGGTCATTGCAGGACTGAACTATTGGAAAGGCGAACGAAAGGTGATTCGGGAAGATCGTCTTAGAAGCAAAGTCGCAAAGATCCTGGAAGTTGAGGATATTAAGTTCTACACACCGCCTAGACAAGCTGAAGATGCCAATGCTCCGCTCTCCGGTATCGATGCGTTCATCTTTCCCACCTGGTTCTTGGCTCAGATTGATCGCACGGTAAAAGTCAAAGGTAAGGAATATCGAACTCGCCCTTTTCTAACATGGAATGCGGTGAAAGGAGGCGCAAAGTTTGAAGGCAGTAAGGTGACAGCCGTTCCAGTCCGATTCGTTCAGGCATGTGTGAATGGGCATTTAGACGACATCGACTGGTATGCCTTCGTTCATGAAGACTTCAGGACAACTTGTCGAGGCCAACTATGGCTAGATGAGGGTGGCTCAGGCAACGATTTTGAGGAGATTTTTGTTCGTTGCGAAGCCTGTAACGCTCGTCGTCCATTGGCAACAGCAAAAGTTAAAGACTCAAAGGTCTTAGGCCCCTGCAAAGGTAAACGACCCTGGTTAGGATATGGGGCACAGGAACCTTGTGTGGCTCATAAGATTGATGATGCTGGCAATATTGTTACTACCGATAAGCCAGAATACAATCGGCTGCTTGTTCGTTCTGCCAGTAACGCCTATTTCAGTCAAACCCTCAGCGTTATTTCGCTTCCTGATCCAGATGCAGCACTCAAGAAAGCTCTCGATAAATTCTATGAGGGAGAGCTTGAGCATGTTCCTAATCTCGATATTCTCAAATATGAATTTACAAAAGATCGTTATAGTGAGCTATCAAGATTTGGAGCCGCAGTTGTTTGGGCTGAAATAGAGCGGCGCAAGAGTGGGCAAGCAGCACCAGATAAAAGCATCAAACAAGTTGAACTAGAAGCATTGCTTGCTTGCCCAGAGGAGATGGGGAAAGAGGCACTCAGTATGAGCAGCGACTTTGATGCTCGTGCTCGAAAGCTTGATGGTCTTGACCAAAAGTGGAAACCTTTTATTGATCGCGTTGTCCTGGTTCACCGTTTACGTGAAGTGATAGCCCAGGTTGGCTTTACCCGATTTGAGGCATCAATGCCAAATATTGAAGGGGAATTGGACGACCTAGCGATTAACGTTAGACGAGCTGCTCTTGATTTTGAATCGTACTGGGTTCCTGCTGTTGAGAATAAAGGCGAGGGTGTATTTATCTCTTTCCCCAAGTCACGAGTTGAAGAGTGGGTAAAGCGATCGGCTGTTAAAGCACGAGGAAAAAGTCTTGAAGAAGGTTTTCTCAAATGGCTTGATAGCAGGGGGATTCCAAGAGATAAGGGGCGGTTTCCAGGTATTCCTTACATCATGCTGCATTCTTTATCGCACCTCTTGATTACCGCAGTTTCACTAGAGTGTGGCTATGCAGCCAGCGCAATTCGTGAACGTATCTATGCGAATGAAACAGGTTATGGAATTTTGCTCTATACCGGAACTTCTGGTTCTGAAGGAACTTTAGGTGGACTCGTTCAGGTTGGGAGACGCATTGAGCAACACCTTTCAAGAGCATTAGAACTAGGAAGGCTTTGCTCAAACGATCCGGTCTGCGCTCAACACGAACCAACCAATCCACAGGAAGACCGCTTCCTTCATGGCTCAGCGTGTCATGGCTGTTTACTCATTGCTGAAACCTCTTGTGAACGTCGCAACGAATTTCTTGATCGGGCACTTGTTGTTAATACGGTTGAAGAACTCGGAGCCGAATTTTTCCCAGATGATGTCTTCTAA